GACCGCCTGACCAGCACGTTCTGGGGGGAACGCACATGCCGAGCCGTGGCCGTCACGTCACCATGCTCACCGAAGGCACCTATCCGCACGTCCACGGCGGCGTCAGCACCTGGTGCGACCAGCTCGTCCGCGGCATGCCGGAGGTCGACTTCGAGATCCTCGCCCTCACCGGCAACGGCCGCGAACCCGTCACCTGGGAGCTGCCGCCCAACATCACCCGGCACACCGCGTTCCCCCTCTGGGGCCACCCCCAGGGGCCGGCCGCGCCCGGTCTGTTCGACCGGGCGCGCCGGCCCCTGCGGGGGCGGGAACGCCGCCGCTTCCTCGACACGTACGAGCGCCTGCTCCTCGCCCTCCTCGACCCGGGCGCGGGCTGCGACTTCGGCACGAGCCTGTACGAGCTGGCCGAGCTCGCCCGGCAGGGACGGCTGACCCCCGCCCTCCGTTCCGAACCGGCCCTGCGCTCCCTCATGTGGATCTGGACCATGCCGCACCTGCCGACGCTTGCGGCCCGGCCCACCGTCCACGACGCGCTCACCGCCACCGACCTGCTGGAACACGCCCTGCGCCCGCTCGCCGCCCGGATAGCCACCGGCAGCGTGGCCCACGCCGTCTCCAGCGGCCTCGCCACGCTGCCCGCCCTCGCCGCGCAGCACTTCGAAGGGGTGCCCTTCCTGCTCACCGAACACGGCATCTACCTCCGCGAGCGCTACCTCGGCTACCGCACCGACGCACAGCGCTGGCCCGTCAAGGCCCTCATGCTCGGCTTCTACCGCGAGCTCAACACGCTCGGCTACCGCAAGGCCGACCTCATCACCCCCTGCAACCAGTACAACCGGCGCTGGGAGGAGCGCGGCGGCGCCCCCGCCGACCGCATCCGCACCGTCTACAACGGCGTCGACCCGGCCCTCTTCCCCGAGGCCGGACCCGAACCCGAGACCCCCACCCTCAGCTGGTGCGGGCGGGTCGACCCCATCAAGGACCTGGAGACCCTGATCCGGGCCTACGCGATCTGCCGCGCCGAACTCCCCGAGCTGCGGCTGCGGTTGTTCGGCCCGGTCCCCGCAGGGAACGAGGACTACCGCACCCGCCTGGAGAAGCTCGCCGCCGAACTCGGCGTCACCGACGGCATCACCTTCGAGGGCCGCGTCTCCGACGTGCCACGCGCCTACGGGGCAGGCAGCGTCGTCATGCTCTCCTCCATCAGCGAGGGCTTCCCCTTCTCCCTCATCGAGGCCATGTCCTGCGGCCGCGCCACCGTCTCGACGGACGTCGGAGGCGTACGGGAGGCCGTCGGCGACACCGGGATCGTCGTCCCGCCCCGTGAACCGGCCGTCATGGCCGCCGCCGTCACCGAACTGCTCAGGGACGGAGCCCGGCGCGCCGAACTCGGCCGCCTGGCGCGCCAGCGGGTCATCGACCGGTTCACCCTGAACCGCTCGGTGGACGGCTTCCGCCAGATCTACCGCGAACTGGCGGGCGAACGCCCGGCCCCCCGCCCCCGCCCCCGGCCCCTCCCCGCCCCGAAGGCGTGGACCGTCCGCATCCCCTCCCCCCGCCGCGTCCCCGCGCCCGCCCCCGCGCCCCTCGTCGTGGGAGGCACCCCCGCATGAGCGGCTCCCTCTGGCTGAAACCCCCGACCGCGGCGACCCCGCTCCCGTCGATCCCCCGCCCCCGGCGGGAGGACACACCGATGCCGGCCCCCGGCCTCGCCGTCGACCCCCTCGACGAACTCGCCGAGCGGCTCGACGCGTTCGTCGCCGTCGCCGTCCACCCGGACGAGATCGCCGCACTCCTCGAATCCGACGGCATGACCGACGACCACATCCGCCTCACCTACGGCCGGGCCGACTCCTTCGCCCTCGCCGAGGACCTCTACGCCCGCGGGGAGCGGCGCCACCCCGCACCGGAGGCGCCGCCCGCCGGGCCCTGGCACAGCGAACTCGCGGGCTGCCTCCTGCGCGGGCTCGTCTTCGCGCTGCCCGGCCTCGCCTACGTCCTGGCCGCGCCGCTCCTCGCCGGGGAGCACGGCCGGTTCGGGCTCCCCGGCGGAACGGTTCCGCTCCTCGCCGGAGCCGTCACCGGCTGGGTGTGGAACCAGGCCCTGTCCCACCGCGCGTACACCTGGCTCGGCCTCGGCGACCGGCCCGCCGCCGCCCGCGCCCTGCTCACCGGCGCCCCGGCGGGCGCCCTCGCCGGATCCGCCGTCGCGCTCGCGGCCGCCGGACCCGGCGAGATCCCGGCGGCCCTGTTCGCCGCCGGCCAGTCGCTCTACCTCGCCGCCGCGACCGTCCTCCTGGTCCTCGGTCGCGAACGGGCCCTGCTCTGCGCCCTGCTGCCGCTCGCCGGAGCCGTCCCCGCCTTCCGCTGGGACCTGCCCGACCTGCTGCGGGCCGGGCTTCTCCTCGCCTCGCTCACCGCCGCCGTCGCCTTCGCGGCGCTCGTCCTCAGGCCGGGCGCGCGGCGCGGGGCGGCGGGCCGGGGCGGGCCCCCGCGCGCGGCCTCCCTCCCGTACGGACTCTTCGGCCTCGGCAGCGGACTGCTCGTCCTCCACGCGGGCATCGGCGACACCCTGGTGAGCGGCGCCGGAGCGGTCGTCGCCCTCACTCTCTCCATGGGACCGGCCGAGTGGCTGCTGCACCGCTTCCGGGGCGAGAGCCTGACCCGGCTGCGGACCCTCACCACGGCCCGCGAGTTCCGCAGGGCGGTCACCGGCACCCTCGTCCTCTGCCTCGGCGGCTACCTCACCGTCCTCGTCGGCCTCACCCTCGCCGCGACCCTGGCCTGGCCGGGCGCGCCCTGGCCGACGCTCCCGCGCCTCGTCACGCTGCTCGTGATCGGGACCGTGCTCTGGCTGGGACTGCTGCTCCAGGCCTTCGGCTCGGTGACGAGCGCGGCGGCCGTCTGCCTGATCGCGGCGGCGGCTCAGACCGCGGTGCCCGCGGCGGGCCCGGCGGCGACCGGGGGAGCGGCGGCGCTGCTCGCCGTCCTCACCTGTGTTCTGCTGGTACGACCGACCGCCCACCGCGCGTAGAGGGTGACCGTGACGCCTGCCCTCCTGGTGCCGTACTACGAGCACCCCGCCGACCGCCCCGAGGCCTGGTCGGCCCTCGTCGCCGCCGCGCCCTCCCTCCACGGCGTCGTCCTCAACCCGGCGAGCGGCGCGGGCGAGGCGCCCGACCCGGCGTTCGCCGAGGTGTCCGCGCGGCTGCGGGAGGCCGGTGTCCGCGTCCTCGGGTACGTGGACACCGCCTACGGCCGCCGCCCGCACGCCGAGATCGTCACCGAACTGCTCCGGCACCGGGACTGGTACGGCGCCGACGGGACCTTCCTCGACCAGGTGACGACGGCGCCCGGCGGCCTCGCCCACTACCGGCGGATCGCGGTGGCGGCCCGGGCCGCCGGGGCCGCTGCCCTCGTCCTCAACCACGGCGCCCACCCGGACCCGGGGTACGAGGAGTTCGCCGACCTCCTCGTCACCTTCGAGGGCCCCTGGGACACGTACCGGACACTCGACCTCCCGGTCGCCCCGCACTACTGCCACCTCGTCTACGCGGCCCCGCCCGGGGTCCGCCCGGCCACCCCGGTGCACTGCGCCGTCCCCGGCACGGGCGCCCACCCCTGGGGCACCCTGCCGCACCTCCTGGAGCCCGCCCGATGAGACGCCTCCTGCCCCTGCTCGCGGGCCTGTTGCTGCTGGCCACGGCCTGTACGACGGCCCCCGACCCCGACCCGAAACCCTCGCCGGACGACCGCTGGCGGCCGAAGCCCGGCCTGGCCTGGCAGTGGCAGCTCAGCGGCCGTCTCGACCCGACCGTCGACGTCCCGGTGTACGACATCGACGGCTTCGACCACCCGGCGTCCACCGTGCAGGACCTGCACGCCCGCGGCCGCAAGGTCATCTGCTACCTCTCCACCGGCGCCTGGGAGGACTTCCGCCCGGACGCCGCCCGCTTCCCGAAGTCCGTCCTCGGCAAGGGCAACGGCTGGGACGGCGAGCGCTGGCTCGACATCCGCCGCACCGACGTCCTCGAACCGCTGATGGCGAAGCGGCTCGACATGTGCCGGGACAAGGGCTTCGACGCCGTCGAACCCGACAACATGGACGGCTACAAGAACCGCACCGGCTTCCCCCTCACCGCCGCCGACCAGCTCCGCTACAACCGCCTCATCGCCCGCCTGGCCCACGACCGGGGCCTCGCGGTGGGCCTCAAGAACGACCTGGACCAGATCCCGCGGCTGCTCCCGGACTTCGACTTCGCGGTCAACGAACAGTGCGCCGAGTACGACGAGTGCGGCCGCCTGGCCCCGTTCGTGGCGGCGGGCAAGGCGGTCTTCCACGTCGAGTACGAACGGGACGCCCGCGACTTCTGCCCCCAGGCCCGGAAGCTGGGCCTCAGCTCGATGCAGAAGCGCTACGAGCTGGGGGTCTGGCGCCGGGCCTGCTAGGCCCTGTCCGGCGGACAGAGGCTCATCCGCCGAGGGGTGCCGCACCGAATACCTCCTGAGGACGTCATCCCGACCCGTGACCGGACCCGTCCGGGGACCGGGCCCCAGGAGGAGGAAGCACCATGAACACCGCGCACCTCATGCGCCGTATCGCGGCCCTCGGCGCCGCCGTCGTACTCCCGGTGTCGCTGGTAGTGCTCGCCCCGCAGGCCTTTGCCGCGGACACGGACGGTCCGTTCGGACCGGGCTGTGCCGCCGTGCCCACCGAGGGTGACGGAAGCTTCGACGGCATGGCCGACGACCCGGTGGCGACGGCCGCGTCGAACAACCCGGAACTGTCCACTCTCGTCGCGGCCGTCCAGAAGGCCGGTCTCGTCGACACACTGAACAACGCCGAGGACATCACCGTGTTCGCACCGACGAACGACGCCTTCGCGAAGATCCCGAAGGCGGACCTGGACAAGGTCCTCGCGGACAAGGCCGCCCTCACCAAGATCCTCACCTACCACGTCGTGGGCGAGGAGATCGACAAGGCCGCGCTCGCCGACGGGTCGTTCAAGACGCTCCAGGGCGGCACGGTCACGACCGACGGCTCCGGCGACGCTTTCGTCGTCAACGACACCGCCAAGATCGTCTGTGGCGATGTGCCGACGTCCAACGCCACCGTCCACATCATCGACACCGTCCTGATGCCGAAGTGACGGTCGCCCCTCCGTTCCCTTCCTTCCACCGCGTGACGACGGTCGCGGACCCCCGGGTCCGCGACGTCGCGTGTCGCCGTCGGCCGTCGCCCCCGCGGCGGCGGATCAGGCGGGTCATCGGTGCTCATGTCGTCACCCGGAACGTGGACGAATCCCGGGACGCTCCTGCCGCGGCCGTCAGCCCAGGGTGAGTGCCACGAGCGCCACGGTCGCCGCCGTCTCCTCCAGCGCGCCGAACACGTCGCCCGTCACCCCGCCGAAGCGCCGCACACACCGGCGCAGCAGCAGGGCCGCCGCGCACAGGGCCGCGCCGGCCGCGAGGACGTTGCGTACCGCGTCGTACGGGGAGAAGAGGAGGCCCGCGCCCGCGCACGCCACCAGGACGAGCGCGGTCGCGAGGGTCGCGGAGCGGACCGGGACCGTCGCCGCGACGATCGCGCCGAGGCCCTCGGGGCGGGCCGCGGGGACGCCGTGGCGGGAGGCGTGGGTGAGGGCGAGGCGGGCGACGGTCGCGGCGAGGACGGCGGCGACCGTGCCGTGCGCCCAGCCCTCCTCGTACAGGCGGAAGAGAGCGGCGACCTGGGCGAGCAGGACGAGGAGGATCGTGATGACGCCGAACGGTCCGATGTCCGACTGCTTCATGATGCGCAGCGCGTCCTCGGCGGGCTTGGCGCTGCCGAGGCCGTCCGCCGTGTCCGCGAGGCCGTCGAGGTGGAGCCCCCGGGTGAGGACGGCGGGGACGGCGGTGGCGACGACGGCCGCGAGGAACGGGCCCGAGCCGAGCAGCAGGAACGTCCCGCCGAGTGCGGCGGAGGCGAGGCCGACGACGAGTCCCGCGAGCGGGGCGCAGAGCATGCCGGCGCGTGCCGCGTCCCGGTCCCAGCGGGTGATGCGGGCGGGGAGCACGGTGAGGGTGCCGAAAGCGAAACGCAGGCCGTCCATCCGGGCAGGGTAATCGCCGCCTCCGGACGGTAGATTGCGCATAACGCTCATATCGGAACGAGGTGGCATGGGTCACTGGTTCACCCGGAACATCGTCGAGCCGGGGAAGCTCCCGACGCTGCTCGCTCTGACCTCGTTCGTCCTGACATTCCTGGTCACCCGGACCGTCACCCGGCTCATCAGGGCCGGGAAGGGCCCCTTCAAGAACGTCTCCTCCGGGGGGCTCCACATCCATCACGTCGTGCCCGGCGTCGTCCTCGCCGTCATCGGAGGCTTCGGCGCGGTCGGCAGCGGCCGGCACGGCCTCGGCGCGGCGGTCTTCGCCGTCGTCTTCGGGATCGGCGCGGGGCTTGTCCTCGACGAGTTCGCGCTGATCCTCCACCTCGACGACGTGTACTGGACGGACGACGGCCGCAAGAGCGTCGAGGTGGTCGTGCTCACCGCGGCCCTGGTCGGCCTGGCCCTGAGCGGCTTCTCCCCGCTCGGCGTCGACGACCTGACCACCGACGAACGGCAGGACCGCGTCACCTTCATCCTGACCCTCGCCCTGAACTTCCTCCTCGTCCTGATCACCCTGGTCAAGGGGAAGTTCCGGATGGCCGTGCTGGGCGTCCTGGTCCCGTTCGTGGCGATCGTCGGAGCCGTCCGTCTGGCCCGCCCCGGCTCCTGGTGGTCCCGGCACTTCTACGGCCGCCGGCACCGGGCCCGCGCCCGCTCCCGCATCCGGACGTACCGCCACGACAAGCGCTGGACCAAGGTGCGGCGCCGCTTTCAGGACCTGATCGGCGGCTTCCAGGAGCGGGTCCCGGGCCGGGGCTCGACCCCGTCCGACCCGCCGTCCTGACCCCGGCCCCGGCCCCGCTCCCGCCCGGCCTGGATCGCGATCAGGACGAGGACGCCCGCGATGGCGGCCAGATGCTCCTTGCCCGCCAGGTTCGGCTTGATGATCACCTCGACGACCATGGCCACGACCACCGCGCCCCCGGTCCACCACGCCCGGTAGCGCCAGCAGACGTAGACGGCGAGGCCCACCACGGCCGCCGACGGGCCGGTGTCGACCACCTGCGCGTCGGTCGCGGGAAGGCCGAGCGGGCCGTCCGGCCCGAGGGCGATGCCCACGCGTGCGTACAGCGTCCCGGACAGCGTGGCCAGATAGGCGACGGCGAGGGTCCGCCACCGCCCGAGACAGATCTCCGCGATCCCGAACACCAGCAGGACCTGGGCCAGGGCGCCCCACACGGGCAGGTCGAGGGCGGGGACGAAGAGTGAGAGCGGGGTCCGCAGCAGGGAGAGCCACAGCGGGTCCTCGGCCCGTACGGAACCGATGTCCTGGACCGGCTGGTACCCCCAGTCCTGGTTCTGTACGAGCTGGAAGAGGGCCGTCAGACAGACGGCGGCCAGCGTCATCGGGACCGCGCGCCACTTCCGGGCGACGAGCCCAGCCCGTACGGTGCCGAACAGCGGTCCCCACTCGCGGTGGGCGAAACGTGTCACGGAACTGCTCAACGCCCGCTCTCCAGGTGCTTGCGGTGCAGCCACTTCGGCAGCCCGGGGGCTTCGAGGAAGCCCTCGGCCCGGCCGGCGGCGAGGCCGATGCGCAACAGGTCGGCGCTCTTCTCGAAGAGCATGAATCGCGGCTCCCAGATCGGTCGGTACTTGGCGTTGGCGCGGTACAGCGACTCGATCTGCCACCAGCGGGAGAAGAAGCTGAGCAGCGAGCGCCACATGCGCAGCACGGGCCCCGCGCCGAGCTTCGAGCCGCGTTCGAAGACGGAGCGGAACATCGCGAAGTTCAGCGAGACCTGAGTGATCCCGATCTCCTTGGCGCGCTGGAGGAGCTCGATCACCATGAACTCCATCAGCCCGTTCTCGGAGTCCCGGTCACGGCGCATCAGGTCGAGGGAGAGCCCCTTGGGGCCCCACGGCACGAAGGACAGCACCGCCCGCAGCGCACCTTCCCCGTCCGTGCACTCCAGCATCACGCAGCGCCCGTCCCGCGGGTCTCCCAGCCGCCCGAGCGCCATCGAGAATCCCCGCTCGGTCGCCCCGTCCCGCCAGTCGTCGGCCTTGCGGAGCAGCTCGTCCATCTCCTCGGCCGGGATGTCCTCGTGGCGCCGGATGCGGACCTCGTAACCGGCCCGCTTGACCCGGTTGAAGGCCTGCCGGACCGTCCGCATCGCCCGGCCGTCGAGCGTGAACTCGTCCGTCTCGACGATCGCCTCGTCGCCCAGCTCCAGGGCGTCCAGGCCGTGCCGGGCGTAGATGACCCCGGCCTCCTCGCTCGCGCCCATCACGGCCGGGATCCAGCCGTGCTCGCGGGCCTCGACGAGCCAGGGCTCGATCGCACCGGGCCAGGCCTCGGGGTCGCCGATCGGGTCGCCGGAGGCGAGCGAGACCCCGCCGACCACCCGGTAGACGACGGCGGCCTTCTCGCTCGGCGACCACACGACGCTCTTCTCGCGGCGCAGCGCGAAGTAACCGAGCGAGTCACGGTCCCCGTGCTTGTCGAGGAGGATCCGCAGCCGGTCCTCGTCCTCCCCGGTCAGCGGGTCGGTGGCCCGCCGGGCGCGGAAGGCGGCGAAGAGCACCGCGAAGAGCAGCAGCGTCGAGAGGACGTTGATGGTGACGTCGACCCAGCCGGGGGTGGAGATCCCGGCGAAGCGCGAGTCGTCGGCGGCCAGGGTCACCAGCCGCATCACGCCGTACCGCCAGCGCTCCAGGAAGGTGGAGGGGGCGGTGGAGGTGTTGGTGACGGTGACCAGGACGGCGGCGAGCAGCGAGGTGACGAGCAGTCCGCCGACCGCGACGATCGCGGCGAGCAGCGGGTTGGAGCGGTCGCCCTTCGCGTAGAACTCCTTGCGGCCCAGGAGCAGCGCCAGGACGAAGGCGGCGGTCAGGGCGAGCGACACCCAGTTCTGGGCGTGCTGCCGGATCTCCGGGAAGACCATCACGACGGCGAAGAGCAGCAGGAACAGGCCGGCGAGCACCATGTTGAGGATCCACGCGGCCCGCTTGCGGCGGCGCATGGTGATCGCCAGGAAGAGCGTGAAGACGCCCGAGGCGAAGCCCGCGGTGAGCATGTACGGGGTGAAGTAGTTGTCCTCGTTGTGGCGGCGCAGGTCCTGACCGAACGAGACCCAGACGGCGCTCAGGAAGTTGATGAACGTGACGGCGCGCAGGTACCAGACGGCGAACGCGGCGCTGCGCCGCGAACGGACGGTGGAGCCTCGGGGCGCTGCTTCGGCGGACAAACGGACCTCTCCCATGAAAAGCGATCATATGGGGCATCGCTTCTCGTGCGGAGACGCCGGAGGCGGCCACGCGCGCGTCGCGCGTGACCGCCCCGGAGTCGGACGATCCGTCTTCCCCGCGTCTCCCCGTCAGGCCTCCGGAGCGCCCTCGGTCTGAGGAGCGGTCTCGGCGTCCGGAGCGCCCTCGGCGTCCGGAGTGGTCGGATCCGGTCGCTCGGGCAGCTCCGCGGCGAACGCCGCCGCGGCCTGGACGAGGGGAAGCGCGAGCAATGCCCCGGTTCCCTCGCCTACATGGACGCCGTGGTCGAGCAGAGGGTTGAGTGCCATCCGGTCCAGCGCCTTTGCCTGCGCCGGCTCCCCGCTCACCTGACCCGCCAGCCACCAGTCCGGCGCGCGGAACGCCGCCCGCTGCGCCACCAGCGCGCAGGCCGCCCCCACCACCCCGTCCAGGATCACCGGCATCCGCCGCACCGACGCCTGGAGCAGGAAGCCCGTCATCGCCGCCAGGTCCGCGCCGCCGACCGCCGCGAGCAGCTCCAGCTGGTCGCCGAGGACCGGCCGGGCCCGCCGCAACGCGTCCCGGACCGCCGCGCACTTGCGCATCCACGCCAGGTCGTCGATCCCCGCGCCGCCCCGGCCCGTCACCACGGAGGCGTCCGTCCCGCACAGCGCCGCGATCAGCGTCGACGCCGGAGTCGTCCCGCCCACGCTCAGATCCCCGAGCACCACCAGATCGGTGCCCGAGTCCGCCTCCTCGTCGGCGATCGCCATGCCGAGCCGGACCGCCGCCTCGGTCTCCTCGACCGTCAGCGCGTTCTCCACGTCGATCCGGCCGCTGCCCCGCCGCACCCGGTGGCGCACCACCTCGGCGGGCAGCAGCTCCGGCTCGCAGTCCAGACCGGCGTCCACGACCCGTACCGGCACGCTCATCGAGCGGGCCAGGACGGCGATCGGGCTCGCCCCGTCCAGGACCGCGCGCACCAGCTCGTGCGCGGTGCCGGGCGTACGGCCCGACACGTCCAGCGAGGCCACCCCGTGGTCGCCCGCGAAGAGCAGCACCTTCGGCTGCTCGATCGCCCGCACCTTCACGGTCGCCTGCGCGGCCGACAGCCACTCACCGAGCTCGTCGAGCCGGCCGAGCGCCCCCGGCGGCACGCTCAGCCGCTCACGGCGCTCCTCGGCGTCACGCCGGATCCCCCCGTCGGGGCGCTCGATCAGATCGGAGAAGTCGTCCAGGTTCACGGGTTCCGCCTTGAGACAATCAGCGAGGGCCATCGGTGTTGGCACCCTACCCGCGCAGCACCAGCGCCTGACCGGCGACCACGAGGAGGACCTCCTCGCACTCCTCGGCGAAGGCCGCGTTCAGCCGGCCCAGCTCGTCCCGGAACCGCCGCCCCGACGCCGTGCCCGGCACGACCCCCGAGCCCACCTCGTTCGTCACCGCGACGACCGTGCGGCGCGTGGCCCGCACCGCCGCGACCAGCTCCGCCGTCCGCTCCCGCAGCGCCGCCTGCCCGCCGTCCGCCCACCGCTCGTCGTCCCAGGCGCCCACCCGGTCCATGGCGTCGGTCAGCCACAGCGACAGACAGTCGACGAGGAGCGCGGGACCGTCCTCGGCGAGCAGCGGTACGAGGTCACAGGTCTCGGCGGTACGCCACGCACCCGGCCGCCGCTCCCGGTGCAGCCCCACGCGCTCCGCCCAGTCCGGGTCGCCCTCCCGGGTCCCGCCCGTCGCCACGTACAGCACCTCGGGGAAGGTCTCCAGGCGCCGCTCGGCCTCCACGGACTTCCCCGACCGGGCCCCGCCGGTCACCAGCGTCCGCCGCGGCACGTCCGGCACCTCGTGGTACTCGCCCACGTACAGCGTCGTCCCGTCCGGCACCGCCCGCGCCCCCGCCGCCGCGAGCCGCCGGTCCAGCGCGGCCCCCGTCGGCACGTCGTGGTCCAGGTGGACGGCGATCACCTCGGTGGCCGGCCCGACCGCCCCGGTGGCGCGCAGCCGCGCCAGCGCGTCCGGACGGCCCGTCACATCGGCGACGACCATGTCGTACGGCACGCCGCCGTCCTCCGAAAGCCCCGCCGGAGCCCCGCCGGGCGGCAGATAGAGCAGCCGCTCGCCGTCCGCCGACGTCACCTCGTACCCCGTACCGGGGGAGTCCATGGGAACAGCCCGCACCCGGTGCCCGGAGATCAGCGTCAACTCCCGTCCGTCCGGCACCCTCCCGGCGGTGGGCAGCCCGGCGGGCACCTCGACGGCGGGCCCGTCGTGGGGATGGGTCAGCAGCACCTGCCGCACACCGACGAGCGAATGGCCCGAACGGGCCGCCGCGAGCGCGGCCCCCGGGGTGAGGTCGAGCAGCAGGGCACCGTCGATGAGCAGCGCGGTCGCGGCCCGGGCGCGGGTCCCGCGGGAGAGCGCGCAGACGGCGCAGGGGCAGTCGGGGCGGGGGAGCCCGAGGGGGGCGCCGGTGCCGAGCAGAGTCAGTTCCACCCTCAGATCCTCCCGCGCCACCGCGAGGCGTGCGCGCCCGGCTACGCTGCGGGCAGGAAACCGATCATCCGGTGAGCGCCTGGAGGCGGACATGGCATGGACGTGGCGGTTCGAGAAGTCCGACGGCACGGAGGTCGAGCCGGTGGTGACTCCCGAGGAGTTCACCACCCAGGGCGACGCCGAGAGCTGGATCGGCGAGCACTGGCGTGAC
The sequence above is a segment of the Streptomyces sp. NBC_01255 genome. Coding sequences within it:
- the pelF gene encoding GT4 family glycosyltransferase PelF, which gives rise to MPSRGRHVTMLTEGTYPHVHGGVSTWCDQLVRGMPEVDFEILALTGNGREPVTWELPPNITRHTAFPLWGHPQGPAAPGLFDRARRPLRGRERRRFLDTYERLLLALLDPGAGCDFGTSLYELAELARQGRLTPALRSEPALRSLMWIWTMPHLPTLAARPTVHDALTATDLLEHALRPLAARIATGSVAHAVSSGLATLPALAAQHFEGVPFLLTEHGIYLRERYLGYRTDAQRWPVKALMLGFYRELNTLGYRKADLITPCNQYNRRWEERGGAPADRIRTVYNGVDPALFPEAGPEPETPTLSWCGRVDPIKDLETLIRAYAICRAELPELRLRLFGPVPAGNEDYRTRLEKLAAELGVTDGITFEGRVSDVPRAYGAGSVVMLSSISEGFPFSLIEAMSCGRATVSTDVGGVREAVGDTGIVVPPREPAVMAAAVTELLRDGARRAELGRLARQRVIDRFTLNRSVDGFRQIYRELAGERPAPRPRPRPLPAPKAWTVRIPSPRRVPAPAPAPLVVGGTPA
- a CDS encoding spherulation-specific family 4 protein, whose product is MTPALLVPYYEHPADRPEAWSALVAAAPSLHGVVLNPASGAGEAPDPAFAEVSARLREAGVRVLGYVDTAYGRRPHAEIVTELLRHRDWYGADGTFLDQVTTAPGGLAHYRRIAVAARAAGAAALVLNHGAHPDPGYEEFADLLVTFEGPWDTYRTLDLPVAPHYCHLVYAAPPGVRPATPVHCAVPGTGAHPWGTLPHLLEPAR
- a CDS encoding endo alpha-1,4 polygalactosaminidase, whose translation is MRRLLPLLAGLLLLATACTTAPDPDPKPSPDDRWRPKPGLAWQWQLSGRLDPTVDVPVYDIDGFDHPASTVQDLHARGRKVICYLSTGAWEDFRPDAARFPKSVLGKGNGWDGERWLDIRRTDVLEPLMAKRLDMCRDKGFDAVEPDNMDGYKNRTGFPLTAADQLRYNRLIARLAHDRGLAVGLKNDLDQIPRLLPDFDFAVNEQCAEYDECGRLAPFVAAGKAVFHVEYERDARDFCPQARKLGLSSMQKRYELGVWRRAC
- a CDS encoding fasciclin domain-containing protein — its product is MNTAHLMRRIAALGAAVVLPVSLVVLAPQAFAADTDGPFGPGCAAVPTEGDGSFDGMADDPVATAASNNPELSTLVAAVQKAGLVDTLNNAEDITVFAPTNDAFAKIPKADLDKVLADKAALTKILTYHVVGEEIDKAALADGSFKTLQGGTVTTDGSGDAFVVNDTAKIVCGDVPTSNATVHIIDTVLMPK
- the cobS gene encoding adenosylcobinamide-GDP ribazoletransferase codes for the protein MDGLRFAFGTLTVLPARITRWDRDAARAGMLCAPLAGLVVGLASAALGGTFLLLGSGPFLAAVVATAVPAVLTRGLHLDGLADTADGLGSAKPAEDALRIMKQSDIGPFGVITILLVLLAQVAALFRLYEEGWAHGTVAAVLAATVARLALTHASRHGVPAARPEGLGAIVAATVPVRSATLATALVLVACAGAGLLFSPYDAVRNVLAAGAALCAAALLLRRCVRRFGGVTGDVFGALEETAATVALVALTLG
- a CDS encoding phosphatidylglycerol lysyltransferase domain-containing protein yields the protein MGEVRLSAEAAPRGSTVRSRRSAAFAVWYLRAVTFINFLSAVWVSFGQDLRRHNEDNYFTPYMLTAGFASGVFTLFLAITMRRRKRAAWILNMVLAGLFLLLFAVVMVFPEIRQHAQNWVSLALTAAFVLALLLGRKEFYAKGDRSNPLLAAIVAVGGLLVTSLLAAVLVTVTNTSTAPSTFLERWRYGVMRLVTLAADDSRFAGISTPGWVDVTINVLSTLLLFAVLFAAFRARRATDPLTGEDEDRLRILLDKHGDRDSLGYFALRREKSVVWSPSEKAAVVYRVVGGVSLASGDPIGDPEAWPGAIEPWLVEAREHGWIPAVMGASEEAGVIYARHGLDALELGDEAIVETDEFTLDGRAMRTVRQAFNRVKRAGYEVRIRRHEDIPAEEMDELLRKADDWRDGATERGFSMALGRLGDPRDGRCVMLECTDGEGALRAVLSFVPWGPKGLSLDLMRRDRDSENGLMEFMVIELLQRAKEIGITQVSLNFAMFRSVFERGSKLGAGPVLRMWRSLLSFFSRWWQIESLYRANAKYRPIWEPRFMLFEKSADLLRIGLAAGRAEGFLEAPGLPKWLHRKHLESGR
- the cobT gene encoding nicotinate-nucleotide--dimethylbenzimidazole phosphoribosyltransferase encodes the protein MNLDDFSDLIERPDGGIRRDAEERRERLSVPPGALGRLDELGEWLSAAQATVKVRAIEQPKVLLFAGDHGVASLDVSGRTPGTAHELVRAVLDGASPIAVLARSMSVPVRVVDAGLDCEPELLPAEVVRHRVRRGSGRIDVENALTVEETEAAVRLGMAIADEEADSGTDLVVLGDLSVGGTTPASTLIAALCGTDASVVTGRGGAGIDDLAWMRKCAAVRDALRRARPVLGDQLELLAAVGGADLAAMTGFLLQASVRRMPVILDGVVGAACALVAQRAAFRAPDWWLAGQVSGEPAQAKALDRMALNPLLDHGVHVGEGTGALLALPLVQAAAAFAAELPERPDPTTPDAEGAPDAETAPQTEGAPEA
- a CDS encoding bifunctional adenosylcobinamide kinase/adenosylcobinamide-phosphate guanylyltransferase, producing MELTLLGTGAPLGLPRPDCPCAVCALSRGTRARAATALLIDGALLLDLTPGAALAAARSGHSLVGVRQVLLTHPHDGPAVEVPAGLPTAGRVPDGRELTLISGHRVRAVPMDSPGTGYEVTSADGERLLYLPPGGAPAGLSEDGGVPYDMVVADVTGRPDALARLRATGAVGPATEVIAVHLDHDVPTGAALDRRLAAAGARAVPDGTTLYVGEYHEVPDVPRRTLVTGGARSGKSVEAERRLETFPEVLYVATGGTREGDPDWAERVGLHRERRPGAWRTAETCDLVPLLAEDGPALLVDCLSLWLTDAMDRVGAWDDERWADGGQAALRERTAELVAAVRATRRTVVAVTNEVGSGVVPGTASGRRFRDELGRLNAAFAEECEEVLLVVAGQALVLRG